The genomic interval CATGTTCAATCCGCAGATGGTCGTCAAGGCGCGTCCGCGCAAGAATGATTCCGCGGAAGTCTATCTGGGCGAAGAATTTCTGGGCGTCGTCTATGTCGATGACGAGGATGGCGACCGCTCCTACAACTTTTCGATGGCGATTCTCGACGTCGATCTCTGATCGCCTTGAAATTTTGGAAAGGGCCGGGCGGAGCGATCCGCCCGGTCTTTTTTTGTTTTTTTGCCCTGGCATAAAAAAATATTTGAAGCTTGTGGTTGTGATATTGTGATATATATTAGCAAAATCAGTTAAAGACGTACGTGCCCCGGCTCGCGCCCTTTGTTTCTTTTCCCGAGCGCAACCTGAAGATGTTTTGCGGCGCACAAGACTACTTGACTATTTGTGCGTTGCAGCTACCCTGCCTCCACCCAACAGCCAACGGAGGACGGTGCATGTTCAACTTTGACGATGCCAACAGGAAGAGCAAGGAAGCCGTTGACACGGCGCTGAGAACCTATACCGACACCGCCAGGGGCTTTCAGGCGATCGCTGCCGAAGCTGCTGAATATTCGAAGAAATCCTTTCAGGATGCGGTGACGCATTTCGAAACGCTCGCCGGCGCCAAGAGCTTCGAGGCTGCTTTTGAACTGCAGACCAGCTACGTCAAGTCTGCCTATGAGAACTTCGTCTCCGAAACGACGAAGCTCGGCGAAATGTATGCCAACCTCGCCAAATCAGCCTACAAGCCCTACGAGGCTCCGATCGCCGCTTCCGTCGCCAAGACCACCAAGACGGCGCAGCCCGTGACGCCTGCGGCTGCATGAACTGATTTTGACGGCGCAACCTGCGCTGCATATTGAAATTTGAAGACCGGCTACGCATCTGTGGCCGGTCTTTTTTGTTTCCTCTTTCGCTGCAACGTCCGCATTGGAATGTCCGGGGACTTTTTTGGTCTTTCCCGTGCATGCCGGCATTTCTTGATTGCAGTGTCCGACAGGGGGCTTAAAATCGGCCTATTATGAACTAAGTTAGTGTTTCAGATATTCGGTGGGAAAAGCACCTCCCATGCTCCGCCGGATTGATCGAGGAATGAATGACAATGATCGCAAAGCCGATCCGGATGCAGAACGACAGCGAAAGGAACGGGGACAACGGAAATCGCGGAACCTCGGTCATCACGCGCACCAAGCCAAAGACCAAGAAGCCGAACCTCTATCGTGTGCTGCTTTTGAATGACGACTATACGCCCATGGAATTCGTCATTCATATTCTGGAGCGTTTTTTTCAGAAGGATCGTGAAAGTGCCACCCGCATCATGCTGCATGTCCACAACCACGGCGTCGGCGAATGCGGAATATTCACATACGAGGTAGCGGAAACGAAGGTCAGCCAGGTGATGGACTTCGCCCGGCAGCACCAGCATCCGCTGCAATGCGTCATGGAAAAGAAGTGAGGATCTGAACGTGCCAACATTTTCGCCTAGTTTAGAGAAGGCGCTCCATCAGGCACTGACCTTTGCCAACGAGCGGCATCATGAATATGCGACGCTCGAGCACCTGCTGCTCGCCCTGATCGACGATGCCGACGCGGCCGCGGTCATGGGCGCCTGCAATGTCGATCTCGATGCGCTGCGCAAGACGCTCGTCGAATATGTCGATAACGAACTTTCCAACCTGATCACGGGGTATGACGAGGATTCCAAGCCGACCTCCGGCTTCCAGCGTGTCATCCAGCGTGCCGTCATCCACGTGCAGTCATCCGGCCGCGAGGAAGTGACCGGTGCCAATGTGCTCGTTGCCATCTTCGCCGAGCGCGAAAGCCATGCCGCCTATTTCCTGCAGGAGCAGGAGATGACCCGCTACGACGCCGTCAACTACATCTCCCATGGCATCGGCAAGCGGCCGGGCGCATCGGAGACCCGCACTCCGCGCGGTGCCGAAGAAGAGGCCGAGAGCAAGCCGACGGCGCGCGGCGGCGAGGAAGAGGGCGGTCCCAAGAAGCAGCAGGACGCCCTCAAGGCTTATTGCGTCAATCTCAACGAGAAGGCCAAGGGCGGTAAGATCGATCCGCTGATCGGCCGTCATGCCGAGGTGAGCCGCACCATCCAGATCCTGTGCCGCCGTTCGAAGAACAATCCGCTCTATGTGGGTGATCCCGGCGTCGGCAAGACGGCGATCGCCGAAGGTCTCGCCAAGCGGATCGTCGAAGGCAAGGTTCCCGAGGCGCTTGCCGATGCGACGATCTTCTCGCTCGATATGGGCACGCTGCTGGCCGGTACACGCTATCGCGGTGATTTCGAGGAACGCCTGAAGCAGGTCGTCAAGGAACTGGAGGAATATCCGGGCGCCGTGCTCTTCATCGACGAGATCCATACGGTGATCGGCGCCGGCGCCACGTCGGGCGGGGCGATGGATGCATCGAACTTGCTGAAGCCGGCCCTGTCGTCCGGCGCCATCCGCTGCATCGGTTCGACCACCTACAAGGAATACCGCCAGTTCTTCGAGAAGGACCGGGCGCTGGTCCGCCGTTTCCAGAAGATCGACGTCAGCGAGCCGTCGATCAATGATGCGATCGAGATCATGAAGGGTCTGAAGCCCTATTTCGAAGAGTATCATCACCTGCGCTATTCGAATGACGCCATCAAGTCGGCCGTAGAACTGTCGGCCCGCTACATCTCCGATCGTAAGCTGCCGGACAAGGCGATCGATGTGATCGACGAGACGGGAGCGGCCCAGATGCTGCTGCCGCCGTCGAAGCGCCGCAAGCTGATCACCGAAAAGGAGATCGAGGCGACGATCGCCACGATGGCGCGCATTCCGCCGAAGACCGTCTCCAAGGATGACGAGGCGGTGCTTGCCAATCTCGAGCAGGAACTGCGCTCGGTGGTCTACGGCCAGGATATCGCGATCGAAGCGCTTTCGACCTCGATCAAGCTGGCGCGGGCAGGCCTGCGCGAGCCGAACAAGCCGATAGGCTCCTATGTCTTCTCCGGTCCGACCGGTGTCGGCAAGACCGAGGTGGCAAAGCAGCTCGCCTCGTCGCTTGGCGTCGAGCTCCTGCGCTTCGACATGTCGGAATATATGGAGCGGCACACGGTCTCGCGTCTGCTCGGTGCACCTCCCGGCTATGTCGGCTTCGACCAGGGTGGTCTGCTCACAGATGGCGTCGACCAGCATCCGCATTGCGTGGTCCTGCTCGATGAAATCGAGAAGGCGCATCCGGATATCTACAATATCCTGCTGCAGGTCATGGACCACGGCACGCTGACCGACCACAACGGCAAGAAGATCGACTTCCGCAACGTCATCCTGATCATGACGACCAATGCGGGCGCCTCCGAAATGGCCAAGGCGGCGATTGGCTTCGGCTCGTCAAAGCGCACCGGCGAAGACGAGGAGGCGCTGACCCGTCTCTTCACGCCGGAATTCCGCAATCGTCTCGACGCGATCATTCCCTTCGCGGCGCTGCCGACGGCTGTCATCCACAAGGTCGTGCAGAAGTTTATCATGCAGCTGGAGGCCCAGCTTTCCGAAAGGAACGTCACCTTCGACCTGCACGAGGACGCGGTCGCCTGGCTGGCGGAAAAGGGCTACGACGAGAAGATGGGTGCGCGCCCGCTTGCCCGTGTGATCCAGGACACGATCAAGAAGCCGCTCGCCAACGAAATCCTCTTCGGCAAGCTGAAGAAGGGCGGCGTCGTCAACGTCACCGTCGGTCCGAAGGAAGACGGCAAGCCCGGCATCCTGCTCGAGGCCATTCCGGATACAGCGCCGATCAAGCCGAAGCCGGAAGCCGAGGTCGCCCACCCCGAAGCCGACCAAGACGGAGATGGCGAGCTGAAAATTAAGGCAGCGCCCAAGACCCGCGCCAAGACCGTGCCGCAGGCCGAGCCAGAGGTTCGCGACGCCCCGAAGAAGGGAAGCACGGTTCCGAAGGTTCCGCGCAAGAAGTGAGCTTCGTAACAGAATGGAAAAGGCCGCGTCACCGCGGCCTTTTTGCTTCGCGTCCTTGTTAAGACGGTGATCGCGCTTATGCCAAAGCCGCCCTGATCTTTTCGGCATTGGCGGCAAGCACGGCGCCGTCCTCCATCTTGCCGGAATGCGGCTTGAGCGCCACGCCCTCATGGCGGGGAATGACGTGGAAATGCAGATGGAACACTGTTTGCCCGGCGGCCGGTTCGTTGAACTGGGCGATGAAGATGCCGTCCGCATCGAAGACGTCTTCGAGTGCCTTGGCGACCTTCTGAACGACGGTGATGGCGTGGGTGAGGGTGGCCGGATCGGCATCGAGGATATTGCGGGAAGCCGCTTTCGGAATGACGAGCACATGGCCCGGCGCCTGCGGCATCACATCCATGATTGCGACCGTATGCTGGTCCTCGTAGATACGATGCGAGGGAATTTCGCCGCGCAGGATCTTGGCGAAGATGTTGTTGTCATCATAGGCGCTGGTCATCGCAAACTCTCCTCACTTTCTTTTTGATCGGGTAGCGCGCGGGGCGGGGCGGCGTCAATCCTCCTGCTGGCGCTCGCCCTTGCGGAAGGGGCTGTGCTCGGCCAACAGCTCGCTCATCTGTTCGACATCAGCCCGTTCGCGGGCGAGATAGTCGCCGATCGCCCGGCGAAGCCCGGCATGGGCGACATAATGGGCGGAATGCGTCGTCACCGGCAGGTAGCCGCGCGCAAGCTTGTGTTCCCCCTGCGCACCGGCTTCGACGCGATTCAGCCCTTTCGCCAGGGCGAAGTCGATGGCCTGGTGATAGCAGACCTCGAAATGCAGGAAGGGGTGATCCTCGATGCAGCCCCAATGACGGCCGTAGAGCGTATCGCCGCCGATGAAATTGATCGCGCCGGCAATATAACGTCCCTCGCGTTTGGCCATGACGAGAAGGATGTCGTCGGCCATGCGCTCGCCGATCAACGAATAGAATGTGCGCGTGAGGTAGGGCCGGCCCCATTTGCGGCCGCCGGTATCCATGTAGAACTTGAAGAACTGGTCCCAGATGCGCTCCGTCAGGTCGCGGCCGGTCAGCCAGTCGATGCTGATGCCGTTTTCGAGCGCGGCGCGGCGCTCCCTGCGCAACGCCTTGCGTTTGCGCGAGGCCAGTGTTTCGAGAAACGCTTCGTGATCGGCATAGCCTTCATTGATGAAGTGGAACTGCTGGTCGGTGCGGTGCAGATAGCCGTCCATTTCGAAGACGCCGATTTCGTCATCTGGCACGAAGGTGACATGGGCCGACGAGATGCCGAGCCGGCGCACGACTTCTTTCAGGCTTTCGGCGATCGCGCTCTGGATCGGCAGCCGCTGCAATCCCTCTGCGACGAGAAGACGCGGACCGGTTGCCGGCGTGAAAGGGATCGTGCATTGAAGTTTGGGATAATAGCGCCCCCCGGCCCGCTCGAAGGCGTCGGCCCAGCCGTGATCGAACACATATTCGCCCTGGCTGTGGCTCTTGAGATAACCGGGCAGGGCGCCGATCAGTTCGCCGCGATCGGTTTCAAGCAGCAGATGATGGCCGAGCCAGCCAGTTTCGGCAGTGGCCGAGTCGGATTCCTCCAGCGAGGACAAAAAAGCGTGCGAGACGAAGGGATTGTAGGCGAGCGTGCTGCAGGCTTTCGACGCCCCGGAAAGCCTGGACCAGCTCTCCGGGGAAATCGCGGTGAAGGAGCGCTCGACGCGAATGGATAGGTCGTCAGTCATGGGGCAAGGCGAAGCCTGTGGGAGGATGGTCTCGGCTCGGCATCAGTCTGAGCATGATCTTGGCCAAAAAGCGAGCGTCAAACCGCCACACGCGGATCGAAACCCTCGAAGGTCATCTGGTCGGCGTTTTCGAAGGTGCGCCGGCGCGCCTCTTCGTCACGCACCGTCCAGGTGATCACAGGGATGCTCTTCTCGCGTTCGCCTGTGATGAAGGCGTTCGGCAGGTCTCCATAGTAAAAGGAGATGAAATCGAGACCGATCGCCATTGCCTCCGCATGTGTTGCGAGCTCCTCGGGCGTATTGCCGTTGGCGGTCAGCCCCACCGGGTACGGCGAGCCGAGCGCTTTCAGATCGCGCAGCAGCCAATGGTCGAAGCTCATCAGCGCGACCTTGCCCTGATAACCTTCCAGCACTTCGAGCACGGATTCGGCAAAACCTTCGTCATCTGCTTCGCGGCCCTTCAGCTCCAGCACCAGCGGCACCTTGCCCTGGACGAGATCGAGGAGCTGGCTGAGCGTCGGAATCTTGTCGCCCGTGCCGCCGACGGCGATCAGCCCGAGTTCCCGGGAGGTGCGCTCGCGGATGTCGCCCGTGAGGTTGCACAGGCGCTGCAATTCCTCGTCGTGAAAGATGACCGGCACGCCGTCGGAGGCGTAATGCAGGTCGCATTCGATCGCAAAGCCCGCGTCGACGGCGCGCGAAAAGGCCGTAAGCGTGTTTTCCCAGACATGCTTGTTGAGGTCGTGATAGCCGCGATGGGCGACCGGCACGTCCTTGATCCAGTCTGCATTGGTCATTCCGCGATTTCCATGATAGCGTCGATCTCGACGGCGGCGTTCAGCGGCAGGGCGGCCATGCCGACGGCCGCGCGGGCATGTTTGCCAGCTTCGCCGAGTACGCCGGCAATCAGGTTTGAAGCGCCGTTGATGACGAGATGCTGCTCGATGAAGTCGGGCGCCGAGGCGACGAAGCCGTTCAGCTTGATGACGCGACGGATGCGGCCGAGATCGCCGCCAAGCGCCGCCTTTGCCTGGGCGAGGATGTTGATGGCGCAGAGTTCGGCGCCGCGCTGGCCGCTCGCAACATCGACAGTTTTGCCGAGATGACCCGATACGGCGATCTTGCCGCCTTCGAGCGGCAGCTGGCCGGAGATGTAGAGAAGATTGCCGCTGATGACATAGGGAACGTAATTTGCGGCAGGGGCCGCGGCATCCGGCAGGGTTATCCCCATCTCACTCAGGCGCGCTGCAATTTCATCGGACATTTTGATCTCCGCTTTTGTTGTCAATGTTTCAAAAATTATGCATCAAGACTAGAATCTTTAATATGACAGCTTCGAGCCTCGATTTGGCCGAAAGCGTTCTTATAACATCGCGGCCGAGTCCAACAGGAGTGAATGAATGTTCCGATCGAGTCTAGCCGCTCTGCTTCTCGCCGGCCTGTCTGCCAATGCATGGGCGGGCGCGCCTGCGGCAGGCGCGGCGATCGCCACCGGCCTCGTCGCACATCGTGCGGTCTACGATCTGGAATTGAAGGACGCGTCGGACCGCTCCGGCATCGCCGCCATGTATGGTCGCATGGTCTATGAGTTCGACGGCAGCTATTGCCGGGGCTTCACCACCAATTTCCGCTTCGTCACCCAGATCGAGACCGGCGACAGCGTGCGCGTCAGCGACCAGCAGACGAAGACCTTCGAGAACCTCAAGGACCGCAAGTTCACTTTCGACACCAAATCCTTCACCGACGACCAGCTCGACAAGGAGGTCAACGGTGCGGCGCAAAATCAGCCTGACGGCGTCAAGGTCGATCTCAGGCAGCCGGCGAGCCGCGAGTTGCAGCTGGCCGAAAGCCGTTTTCCTACAGAACACATGCTCGACGTCATCCAGAACGCCAAGGATGGAAAGCGCTTCTTCGAGGCCCGCGTCTTCGACGGCTCCGACGACGGTGACAAGGCGTTGGTGACGACGACGATCGTCGGCAAGCAGGAGACGCCCGTCGCCGAGGAGGCCGATGCAGTCAATGCCGGCGCCTTTTCCAAGACGGCATTCTGGCCGGTGACGATCGCCTATTTCAACGAGAATACGAAATCGGACGCCGTGCCGGTCTACCGCATGTCCTTCAAGCTCTACGAGAACGGCATCACCCGCGACCTGACGATGGACTACGGCGATTTCGTCCTGACCGGAAAACTTGCCAAGCTGGAGCTGCTCGACCGTAAGGCCGAGGTTTGCCAGTAGGCGCGGGCTTCGCAGCTTTCGTGTTCAGGAGGAGGGACGCCGGAAGCGGGCGCTCGCCGAGCAGCAGATGGAGCTGATGACCGTCGAGCTCAAGAAGGCGATGATCAAAGCGTGATCGACAGGATGACGATGCGAGCGCTGCTTTCAGGTCTGGCACTTCTTGCCGCTATGCTCATTGGAGGCTGCAATCCCTTCGGCCAAGGGCCGGCTGTCGCTGCTGCCGACATTGGCAAGCTGAGCGGCATCGGCAATCGGCGGACAACTGCGAGCTCAGATAAATGAGGCCGATTTTTCGGCATGAGCCTTGCTTTTGCATCAAATCGAATGTATGGGCACCGGCATTCCACACGTAAGGCATGGGATCGTCCGGGAGAAATCCGGGTTGTTCCGCCGGTGGCATCCTCGAAGAGGGTGCTGTTCGCCTTGCGGAGGTTCAACCGGAAAAGGAGTAACAAGGCATGGCATTGCCTGATTTTTCTATGCGTCAGCTTCTTGAGGCCGGCGTTCACTTCGGCCACCAGACCCATCGCTGGAACCCGAAGATGAAGCCGTATATCTTCGGCGACCGCAACAACATCCACATCATCGACCTGGCCCAGACCGTTCCGATGCTGTCGCGCGCCCTTCAGGTCGTCAGCGACACCGTTGCCCGCGGCGGCCGCGTTCTCTTCGTCGGCACCAAGCGCCAGGCCTCCGAGATCATCGCCGACAGCGCCAAGCGTTCGGCCCAGTACTACGTCAACTCGCGCTGGCTCGGCGGCATGATGACGAACTGGAAGACGATTTCCAACTCGATCCAGCGCCTGCGCAAGCTCGACGAAATCCTCGGCGGCGAAGCCCAGGGCTTCACCAAGAAGGAACGTCTGAACCTCGAGCGCGAGCGTGAAAAGCTGGACAAGGCTCTCGGCGGTATCCGCGATATGGGCGGCACCCCCGACCTGATGTTCATCATCGACACCAACAAGGAAAAGATCGCGATCGACGAAGCCAAGCGCCTCGGCATCCCGGTCGTTGCCATCATCGACTCGAACTGCGATCCTGACCTGATCGACTACCCGATCCCGGGCAACGACGACGCATCGCGTGCGATTGCTCTTTACTGCGAGCTGATCTCCCGCGCCGCCATCGATGGCATCGCGCGTCAGCAGAGCTCTTCCGGCCGCGATCTCGGCGCATCCTCCGAAGTTCCGGTCGAGCCGGCTCTCGAGGAAGCAGCCGAAGGCTGATGAAAGCGGGCGGAGCGAAATCTCCGCCAAAGCTTGCAGAGACTGGGAAAGGCCGCTCGCGACTCATCGAAGTTCGGCGGCCTTGCCTGTTTCAGGGCAGGGGCGTCAGGCTCTTTGCCGGGCAAGTTTCTATATGACGCGTCTTCATCACGCTGTCATAGATACAGGTACATTTCGTGCGTCAATCCGGTGCCGCGCCGCGCTTTGCGGCCCACCGTGTGAACCGATAAGAGGAAGATAATGAGCGAGATTACGGCTGCAATGGTGAAGGAACTGCGCGAAAAGACCGGCGCAGGCATGATGGACTGCAAGAAGGCTCTTGCTGAAACCAATGGCGACATGGAAGCCGCGATCGATTGGCTGCGCGCCAAGGGCATCGCCAAGGCCGATAAGAAGTCCGGCCGCACCGCCGCCGAAGGCCTCGTCGGCGTTTCGAGCGAAGGCACCAAGGCCGTCGTCGTCGAAGTTAATTCCGAAACCGACTTCGTCGCTCGTAACGATGCCTTCCAGGATCTCGTCCGCGGTATTGCCAAGGTCGCTGTTTCGACCAACGGCACGGTTGACGCGGTTGCGGCTGCGACCTACCCGGCATCCGGCAAGTCTGTTTCCGACACGATCAAGGATGCGATCGCAACGATCGGCGAGAACATGAACCTGCGCCGCTCGGTCGCTCTCTCCGTCGAGGACGGCGTCGTCGCCACCTATATCCACAACGCCGTTTCCGACGGCCTTGGCAAGCTCGGCGTTCTCGTGGCGCTGAAGTCGACCGGCGACAAGGAAGCCTTGAACGCAATCGGCCGCCAGGTCGCCATGCACATTGCTGCGACCGCGCCGCTGGCGATCCGCCCGGAAGAGGTCGATGCCGCCGTCGCCGAGCGCGAGCGCAATGTCTTCATCGAGCAGTCTCGCGCTTCGGGCAAGCCCGACAACATCATCGAGAAGATGGTTGAAGGCCGCATGCGCAAGTTCTTCGAGGAAGTCGCTCTTCTCTCGCAGGCTTTCGTCATCAATCCCGACCTGACCGTTGCAGCCGCCCTCAAGGAAGCTGAAAAGGCCGTCGGCGCGCCGATCGAAGTTGCCGGCATGGCCCGTCTTCTGCTCGGCGAAGGCGTCGAGAAGGAAGAGACCGATTTTGCGGCCGAAGTTGCGGCTGCCGTCAAGGGTTGATCTTCCAGCCATAATTGGGAAAACAGGAAGGGCATCGCGTGACAACGCGGTGCCCTTCGTGTATCGGGCACTCACGGTAATTTACGAGGAGCCAAGATGTCTTTAGAGCCTGTCTATAAACGCGTTCTACTCAAGGCTTCCGGCGAAGCGCTCATGGGTGGCCAGGGTTTCGGGATCGATGTCGCGGTGGCGGACCGCATTGCATCCGATATCGCCGAGGCAAGGCATATGGGCGTGGAAGTCGGCGTCGTCGTCGGTGGCGGCAATATCTTCCGCGGTGTCGCGGTGGCGTCCAAGGGCGGCGACCGGGTCACCGGCGACCATATGGGCATGCTCGGCACGATCATCAATGCGCTGGCGCTGGCAACCTCGCTGCGCAAGCTGAACATCGACACCGTCGTGCTGTCGGCCATATCCATGCCGGAGATCTGCGAAAGCTTCTCGCAACGCGCGACGCTCTATCACCTGTCGATGGGACGCGTGGTGATCTTCGCCGGCGGCACCGGCAACCCCTTCTTCACCACCGATTCTGCGGCCGCACTCCGCGCTGCCGAAATGGGCGCGGAAGCGATCTTCAAGGGCACGCAGGTTGACGGCATTTACACCGCCGATCCGAAGAAATATCCCGACGCGACCCGTTTTGACCGTCTGACCCATCAGGAAGTTCTGGACAGGGGGCTTGCGGTGATGG from Rhizobium lentis carries:
- the clpA gene encoding ATP-dependent Clp protease ATP-binding subunit ClpA, with product MPTFSPSLEKALHQALTFANERHHEYATLEHLLLALIDDADAAAVMGACNVDLDALRKTLVEYVDNELSNLITGYDEDSKPTSGFQRVIQRAVIHVQSSGREEVTGANVLVAIFAERESHAAYFLQEQEMTRYDAVNYISHGIGKRPGASETRTPRGAEEEAESKPTARGGEEEGGPKKQQDALKAYCVNLNEKAKGGKIDPLIGRHAEVSRTIQILCRRSKNNPLYVGDPGVGKTAIAEGLAKRIVEGKVPEALADATIFSLDMGTLLAGTRYRGDFEERLKQVVKELEEYPGAVLFIDEIHTVIGAGATSGGAMDASNLLKPALSSGAIRCIGSTTYKEYRQFFEKDRALVRRFQKIDVSEPSINDAIEIMKGLKPYFEEYHHLRYSNDAIKSAVELSARYISDRKLPDKAIDVIDETGAAQMLLPPSKRRKLITEKEIEATIATMARIPPKTVSKDDEAVLANLEQELRSVVYGQDIAIEALSTSIKLARAGLREPNKPIGSYVFSGPTGVGKTEVAKQLASSLGVELLRFDMSEYMERHTVSRLLGAPPGYVGFDQGGLLTDGVDQHPHCVVLLDEIEKAHPDIYNILLQVMDHGTLTDHNGKKIDFRNVILIMTTNAGASEMAKAAIGFGSSKRTGEDEEALTRLFTPEFRNRLDAIIPFAALPTAVIHKVVQKFIMQLEAQLSERNVTFDLHEDAVAWLAEKGYDEKMGARPLARVIQDTIKKPLANEILFGKLKKGGVVNVTVGPKEDGKPGILLEAIPDTAPIKPKPEAEVAHPEADQDGDGELKIKAAPKTRAKTVPQAEPEVRDAPKKGSTVPKVPRKK
- the clpS gene encoding ATP-dependent Clp protease adapter ClpS, with protein sequence MIAKPIRMQNDSERNGDNGNRGTSVITRTKPKTKKPNLYRVLLLNDDYTPMEFVIHILERFFQKDRESATRIMLHVHNHGVGECGIFTYEVAETKVSQVMDFARQHQHPLQCVMEKK
- a CDS encoding cell envelope integrity EipB family protein — protein: MFRSSLAALLLAGLSANAWAGAPAAGAAIATGLVAHRAVYDLELKDASDRSGIAAMYGRMVYEFDGSYCRGFTTNFRFVTQIETGDSVRVSDQQTKTFENLKDRKFTFDTKSFTDDQLDKEVNGAAQNQPDGVKVDLRQPASRELQLAESRFPTEHMLDVIQNAKDGKRFFEARVFDGSDDGDKALVTTTIVGKQETPVAEEADAVNAGAFSKTAFWPVTIAYFNENTKSDAVPVYRMSFKLYENGITRDLTMDYGDFVLTGKLAKLELLDRKAEVCQ
- a CDS encoding RidA family protein, whose translation is MSDEIAARLSEMGITLPDAAAPAANYVPYVISGNLLYISGQLPLEGGKIAVSGHLGKTVDVASGQRGAELCAINILAQAKAALGGDLGRIRRVIKLNGFVASAPDFIEQHLVINGASNLIAGVLGEAGKHARAAVGMAALPLNAAVEIDAIMEIAE
- a CDS encoding glycerophosphodiester phosphodiesterase, with amino-acid sequence MTNADWIKDVPVAHRGYHDLNKHVWENTLTAFSRAVDAGFAIECDLHYASDGVPVIFHDEELQRLCNLTGDIRERTSRELGLIAVGGTGDKIPTLSQLLDLVQGKVPLVLELKGREADDEGFAESVLEVLEGYQGKVALMSFDHWLLRDLKALGSPYPVGLTANGNTPEELATHAEAMAIGLDFISFYYGDLPNAFITGEREKSIPVITWTVRDEEARRRTFENADQMTFEGFDPRVAV
- a CDS encoding GNAT family N-acetyltransferase, with amino-acid sequence MTDDLSIRVERSFTAISPESWSRLSGASKACSTLAYNPFVSHAFLSSLEESDSATAETGWLGHHLLLETDRGELIGALPGYLKSHSQGEYVFDHGWADAFERAGGRYYPKLQCTIPFTPATGPRLLVAEGLQRLPIQSAIAESLKEVVRRLGISSAHVTFVPDDEIGVFEMDGYLHRTDQQFHFINEGYADHEAFLETLASRKRKALRRERRAALENGISIDWLTGRDLTERIWDQFFKFYMDTGGRKWGRPYLTRTFYSLIGERMADDILLVMAKREGRYIAGAINFIGGDTLYGRHWGCIEDHPFLHFEVCYHQAIDFALAKGLNRVEAGAQGEHKLARGYLPVTTHSAHYVAHAGLRRAIGDYLARERADVEQMSELLAEHSPFRKGERQQED
- a CDS encoding phasin family protein — its product is MFNFDDANRKSKEAVDTALRTYTDTARGFQAIAAEAAEYSKKSFQDAVTHFETLAGAKSFEAAFELQTSYVKSAYENFVSETTKLGEMYANLAKSAYKPYEAPIAASVAKTTKTAQPVTPAAA
- the rpsB gene encoding 30S ribosomal protein S2 — encoded protein: MALPDFSMRQLLEAGVHFGHQTHRWNPKMKPYIFGDRNNIHIIDLAQTVPMLSRALQVVSDTVARGGRVLFVGTKRQASEIIADSAKRSAQYYVNSRWLGGMMTNWKTISNSIQRLRKLDEILGGEAQGFTKKERLNLEREREKLDKALGGIRDMGGTPDLMFIIDTNKEKIAIDEAKRLGIPVVAIIDSNCDPDLIDYPIPGNDDASRAIALYCELISRAAIDGIARQQSSSGRDLGASSEVPVEPALEEAAEG
- a CDS encoding HIT family protein, which produces MTSAYDDNNIFAKILRGEIPSHRIYEDQHTVAIMDVMPQAPGHVLVIPKAASRNILDADPATLTHAITVVQKVAKALEDVFDADGIFIAQFNEPAAGQTVFHLHFHVIPRHEGVALKPHSGKMEDGAVLAANAEKIRAALA
- the tsf gene encoding translation elongation factor Ts is translated as MSEITAAMVKELREKTGAGMMDCKKALAETNGDMEAAIDWLRAKGIAKADKKSGRTAAEGLVGVSSEGTKAVVVEVNSETDFVARNDAFQDLVRGIAKVAVSTNGTVDAVAAATYPASGKSVSDTIKDAIATIGENMNLRRSVALSVEDGVVATYIHNAVSDGLGKLGVLVALKSTGDKEALNAIGRQVAMHIAATAPLAIRPEEVDAAVAERERNVFIEQSRASGKPDNIIEKMVEGRMRKFFEEVALLSQAFVINPDLTVAAALKEAEKAVGAPIEVAGMARLLLGEGVEKEETDFAAEVAAAVKG
- the pyrH gene encoding UMP kinase, with translation MSLEPVYKRVLLKASGEALMGGQGFGIDVAVADRIASDIAEARHMGVEVGVVVGGGNIFRGVAVASKGGDRVTGDHMGMLGTIINALALATSLRKLNIDTVVLSAISMPEICESFSQRATLYHLSMGRVVIFAGGTGNPFFTTDSAAALRAAEMGAEAIFKGTQVDGIYTADPKKYPDATRFDRLTHQEVLDRGLAVMDVAAVALARENSIPIIVFSIHEKGGFAEILTGGGLKTIVSDN
- a CDS encoding DUF3126 family protein, yielding MKPEEIKKLDAYFKRMFNPQMVVKARPRKNDSAEVYLGEEFLGVVYVDDEDGDRSYNFSMAILDVDL